In Streptococcus sp. SN-1, a single genomic region encodes these proteins:
- the rnz gene encoding ribonuclease Z, whose product MDIQFLGTGAGQPSKARNVSSLALKLLDEINEVWLFDCGEGTQNRILETTIRPRKVSKIFITHLHGDHIFGLPGFLSSRAFQANEEQTDLEIYGPQGIKSFVLTSLRVSGSRLPYRIHFHEFDQDSLGKILETDKFTVYAEELDHTIFCVGYRIIQKDLEGTLDAEKLKAAGVPFGPLFGKIKNGQDVVLEDGTEIKAADYISAPRPGKIITILGDTRKTNASVRLAVNADVLVHESTYGKGDEKIARNHGHSTNMQAAQVAVEAGAKRLLLNHISARFLSKDISKLKKDAASVFENVHVVKDLEEVEI is encoded by the coding sequence ATGGATATTCAATTTTTAGGAACGGGGGCAGGTCAGCCCTCTAAAGCCCGCAACGTTTCAAGTCTCGCCCTGAAACTCTTGGACGAGATTAACGAAGTTTGGCTCTTTGACTGTGGAGAAGGTACGCAAAATCGTATTCTGGAAACCACAATTCGACCACGGAAGGTCAGCAAAATCTTTATCACCCACCTACATGGAGACCACATCTTTGGTTTGCCAGGTTTCCTTTCTAGTCGTGCCTTTCAGGCCAATGAAGAGCAGACAGATTTGGAAATCTATGGACCTCAAGGAATCAAGTCCTTTGTCTTAACCAGTCTTCGTGTGTCAGGTTCTCGTTTGCCCTATCGCATTCATTTCCATGAGTTTGACCAAGATTCCCTTGGGAAAATCCTTGAAACCGATAAATTCACTGTCTATGCAGAGGAATTGGACCACACTATTTTCTGTGTTGGCTATCGTATCATTCAAAAGGACTTGGAAGGAACGCTGGATGCTGAAAAACTCAAGGCGGCAGGTGTCCCATTTGGTCCACTTTTTGGAAAAATTAAAAACGGTCAGGACGTTGTTCTCGAAGACGGTACTGAAATCAAGGCAGCTGACTATATCTCAGCGCCACGTCCTGGTAAGATTATCACCATTCTGGGTGATACCCGAAAAACCAATGCCAGTGTGCGTCTAGCTGTTAATGCAGATGTCCTGGTCCATGAATCGACTTATGGCAAGGGTGATGAAAAGATTGCTCGAAATCATGGTCACTCAACTAACATGCAAGCTGCACAAGTAGCGGTAGAAGCAGGTGCCAAACGCCTCTTACTCAACCACATCAGTGCTCGTTTCCTCTCAAAAGATATCAGCAAGCTCAAGAAAGATGCGGCTAGTGTTTTTGAAAATGTCCATGTCGTCAAAGACTTGGAAGAAGTAGAAATCTAA
- the miaA gene encoding tRNA (adenosine(37)-N6)-dimethylallyltransferase MiaA has protein sequence MKTKIIVIVGPTAVGKTALAIEVAKRFNGEVVSGDSQQVYRGLDIGTAKASPEEQAAVPHHLIDVREVTESYSAFDFVSEAKMAIEDIHSRGKLAIIAGGTGLYIQSLLEGYHLGGETPHEEILAYRASLEPYTDEELAHLVAQAGLEIPQFNRRRAMRALEIAHFGQDLENQETLYEPLIICLDDERSQLYERINRRVDLMFEAGLLDEAKWLFEHYPDVQAAKGIGYKELFPYFRGEQSLEEASESLKQATRRFAKRQLTWFRNRMQVTFYQIGESGVQDRILSQIEEFLDD, from the coding sequence ATGAAAACAAAAATAATTGTAATCGTTGGACCGACTGCAGTTGGAAAGACAGCCCTTGCCATTGAGGTTGCAAAGCGTTTTAATGGTGAAGTTGTTAGTGGCGATAGTCAGCAGGTTTACCGAGGTCTAGATATTGGGACGGCTAAGGCTAGTCCAGAAGAGCAGGCAGCTGTTCCCCATCATTTAATCGATGTTAGAGAGGTAACCGAGTCTTACTCGGCTTTTGATTTTGTTTCAGAAGCTAAGATGGCTATTGAGGATATTCACAGTCGTGGCAAGCTAGCCATTATCGCTGGTGGGACTGGACTGTATATCCAGAGCTTGCTTGAAGGCTACCACCTAGGTGGGGAGACTCCCCATGAGGAAATTTTGGCCTATAGGGCTAGCTTGGAGCCTTATACAGATGAGGAATTAGCTCATCTTGTGGCGCAAGCAGGCCTTGAAATTCCTCAGTTTAATCGTCGTCGTGCTATGCGTGCCTTGGAAATTGCCCATTTTGGTCAGGATTTGGAAAATCAAGAGACCTTGTATGAACCACTGATTATCTGCTTGGATGATGAACGTAGTCAACTTTACGAGCGTATTAACCGCCGCGTGGATCTGATGTTTGAGGCTGGGCTTTTGGATGAAGCTAAGTGGCTGTTTGAACATTATCCAGATGTTCAAGCTGCTAAAGGCATTGGTTACAAGGAACTCTTTCCCTATTTTCGTGGAGAGCAATCCTTGGAGGAAGCTAGTGAGAGTCTCAAACAGGCGACTCGTCGTTTTGCCAAGCGTCAGTTGACCTGGTTCCGTAATCGCATGCAGGTCACCTTTTATCAGATTGGAGAATCTGGTGTACAAGACCGCATTTTAAGCCAGATAGAGGAGTTTTTAGATGATTGA
- a CDS encoding pseudouridine synthase produces the protein MRLDNLLAQEKISRKAMKQALLKGDILVDGRPAHSLAQNIDTGLQELLFRGQIIQGYEHTYLMLHKPAGVVTANKDKKLPTVMDLLPPDIQSDKLYAIGRLDRDTTGLLLLTDNGPLGFQLLHPQYHVDKTYQVEVNGLLTPDHIQAFQKGIVFLDGTICKPARLEILSASPSLSQASITISEGKFHQVKKMFLSVGVKVTSLKRTHFGPWSLDENLQAGDYRPLNSEELASIRDFLRKSG, from the coding sequence ATGCGTTTAGATAATTTATTAGCTCAAGAAAAAATCAGCCGAAAGGCCATGAAACAAGCCTTACTCAAAGGGGACATTCTCGTCGATGGTCGCCCAGCCCACTCCCTAGCTCAAAATATCGATACAGGTCTACAGGAGCTCCTCTTTCGGGGCCAAATCATTCAAGGCTATGAGCACACCTATCTTATGCTTCATAAACCTGCTGGTGTCGTTACAGCCAACAAAGACAAGAAACTTCCAACCGTCATGGACCTCCTTCCGCCTGACATCCAGTCTGACAAGCTCTATGCTATCGGCCGACTGGACCGAGATACGACAGGACTCCTCCTCTTGACCGACAACGGACCTTTGGGCTTTCAGCTCCTCCATCCCCAATATCATGTCGATAAAACCTACCAAGTTGAGGTTAATGGACTTCTGACACCTGACCATATCCAAGCCTTTCAAAAAGGAATTGTCTTTTTAGATGGCACTATCTGTAAACCTGCAAGACTAGAGATTCTATCTGCAAGTCCTTCCCTCAGTCAAGCCTCCATCACCATTTCAGAAGGAAAATTTCATCAGGTCAAGAAAATGTTCCTATCAGTTGGTGTCAAGGTGACATCCCTCAAACGCACCCATTTTGGACCTTGGAGCTTGGATGAGAATCTTCAAGCAGGAGACTATCGTCCCCTAAACTCAGAAGAATTGGCAAGCATTCGTGACTTTCTCAGAAAAAGTGGTTAA
- a CDS encoding rhodanese-like domain-containing protein, translating to MVTWILWALILAMLAWMGFNYLRIRRAAKIVDNEEFEALIRTGQLIDLRDPAEFHRKHILGARNIPSSQLKTSLAALRKDKPVLLYENQRAQRVTNAALYLKKQGFSEIYILSYGLDSWKGKVKVEK from the coding sequence ATGGTTACTTGGATTTTGTGGGCACTTATACTAGCAATGTTGGCGTGGATGGGCTTTAACTATCTTCGTATTCGCCGTGCGGCTAAAATTGTAGACAATGAGGAGTTTGAAGCCTTGATTCGTACGGGTCAATTGATTGATTTGCGCGATCCAGCAGAATTCCACAGAAAACATATCCTTGGTGCTCGCAATATTCCTTCAAGTCAGTTGAAGACTAGTCTTGCAGCCCTTCGTAAAGATAAACCTGTCCTTCTTTACGAAAATCAACGTGCGCAACGTGTGACAAATGCGGCCCTTTACTTGAAAAAACAAGGTTTTTCTGAGATTTATATCCTTTCTTATGGTTTGGATTCTTGGAAAGGGAAAGTTAAAGTTGAGAAATAA
- a CDS encoding LysR family transcriptional regulator encodes MRIQQLHYIIKIVETGSMNEAAKQLFITQPSLSNAVRDLENEMGIEIFIRNPKGITLTRDGMEFLSYARQVVEQTQLLEERYKNPVAHRELFSVSSQHYAFVVNAFVSLLKKSDMEKYELFLRETRTWEIIDDVKNFRSEVGVLFFNSYNRDVLTKMLDDNHLLAHHLFTAQPHIFVSKTNPLAKKDKVKLSDLENFPYLSYDQGTHNSFYFSEEILSQEHHKKSIVVSDRATLFNLLIGLDGYTIATGILNSNLNGDNIVSIPLDIDDPIELVYIQHEKTSLSKMGERFIDYLLEEVQFDS; translated from the coding sequence ATGAGAATTCAACAATTACACTATATTATCAAAATCGTCGAAACTGGCTCCATGAATGAGGCAGCCAAGCAACTCTTTATCACTCAACCGAGTCTTTCCAATGCTGTGAGAGATTTGGAAAATGAAATGGGCATTGAAATCTTTATCCGCAATCCCAAGGGTATCACCTTGACCCGTGATGGCATGGAGTTTCTCTCCTATGCCCGTCAAGTTGTCGAGCAAACCCAGCTTCTGGAAGAACGCTATAAAAATCCTGTCGCCCACCGCGAACTCTTTAGCGTTTCCTCCCAGCACTATGCCTTTGTGGTCAATGCCTTTGTTTCTCTACTCAAGAAAAGTGATATGGAGAAATACGAGCTCTTCCTTCGTGAAACTCGTACTTGGGAGATTATTGACGACGTCAAGAACTTCCGTAGTGAGGTCGGTGTCCTATTTTTTAACAGCTACAACCGTGATGTTTTAACCAAAATGCTGGATGACAACCACCTGCTGGCTCACCATCTCTTCACAGCCCAGCCCCATATCTTTGTCAGCAAGACCAATCCTCTGGCAAAAAAAGACAAGGTGAAACTATCTGATTTAGAAAACTTCCCTTATCTCAGCTATGACCAAGGGACGCACAACTCCTTCTACTTCTCAGAGGAGATCCTTTCCCAAGAACACCACAAGAAATCCATCGTTGTCAGCGACCGTGCTACCCTCTTTAATCTCTTGATTGGTTTGGATGGTTATACCATTGCGACAGGGATTTTGAACAGCAACCTCAACGGAGACAATATCGTTTCCATCCCATTGGATATTGATGACCCCATTGAGCTGGTCTATATCCAGCATGAGAAAACCAGCCTATCTAAGATGGGCGAACGCTTTATCGACTATCTCCTAGAAGAAGTCCAGTTTGATAGTTGA
- the hflX gene encoding GTPase HflX, with the protein MIETEKKEERVLLIGVELQGMDNFDLSIEELASLAKTAGAVVVDSYRQKREKYDSKTFVGSGKLEEIALMVDAEEITTVIVNNRLTPRQNVNLEEVLGVKVIDRMQLILDIFAMRARSHEGKLQVHLAQLKYLLPRLVGQGIMLSRQAGGIGSRGPGESQLELNRRSVRNQITDIERQLKVVEKNRATVREKRLESSTFKIGLIGYTNAGKSTIMNTLTSKTQYEADELFATLDATTKNIHLGGNLQVTLTDTVGFIQDLPTELVSSFKSTLEESKHVDLLVHVIDASNPYHEEHEKTVLSIMKDLNMEDIPRLTLYNKADLVEDFTPTQTPYALISAKSEDSRENLQALFLEKIKDIFESFTLRVPFSKSYKLHDLESVAILEERDYQEDSEVIRGYISEKNKWRLEEFYD; encoded by the coding sequence ATGATTGAAACGGAGAAAAAAGAGGAACGCGTCCTGCTCATCGGTGTGGAATTACAGGGTATGGACAATTTTGACCTCTCCATAGAAGAATTGGCCAGTCTAGCTAAGACTGCTGGGGCAGTCGTTGTAGATAGCTACAGACAAAAACGTGAAAAATATGATTCCAAGACCTTCGTCGGCTCTGGTAAGTTAGAAGAAATTGCGCTCATGGTGGATGCAGAAGAAATCACCACTGTCATCGTCAACAACCGTCTGACCCCAAGGCAAAATGTCAATCTAGAAGAAGTTCTGGGTGTTAAGGTCATTGACCGTATGCAGTTGATTCTGGATATCTTTGCCATGCGGGCTCGAAGCCATGAAGGGAAGCTCCAAGTCCATCTAGCACAACTAAAATATCTCTTGCCTCGCTTGGTTGGTCAGGGGATTATGCTCAGTCGTCAGGCAGGGGGAATTGGTTCCCGTGGTCCTGGTGAAAGCCAGCTGGAATTGAACCGTCGTAGTGTTCGCAATCAAATCACGGATATCGAGCGTCAGCTCAAGGTGGTTGAGAAAAATCGGGCGACAGTCAGAGAAAAACGTTTGGAGTCGAGCACCTTTAAGATTGGTTTGATCGGTTATACCAATGCTGGGAAGTCAACCATCATGAACACCTTGACCAGTAAGACCCAGTATGAGGCAGACGAGCTCTTTGCGACTCTGGATGCGACGACTAAGAATATCCATCTAGGGGGCAATCTCCAAGTGACCTTGACAGATACCGTGGGCTTTATCCAGGATTTGCCGACAGAGTTGGTATCCAGTTTCAAGTCAACCTTGGAAGAAAGCAAACATGTAGACCTTCTGGTTCATGTTATCGATGCCAGCAACCCTTACCACGAAGAGCATGAAAAAACAGTTCTGTCCATCATGAAAGATTTGAACATGGAGGACATTCCTCGCCTGACCCTGTATAATAAAGCAGATTTGGTGGAGGATTTTACGCCGACCCAAACACCTTATGCTCTGATTTCTGCTAAGTCTGAGGACAGTCGTGAGAACTTGCAGGCTCTATTTCTAGAGAAAATCAAGGATATTTTTGAATCCTTTACCCTGCGCGTGCCTTTTTCTAAGTCCTACAAGCTTCATGATTTAGAAAGTGTTGCGATTCTGGAAGAACGCGATTATCAGGAAGACAGCGAAGTGATTAGAGGTTACATTTCCGAGAAAAACAAATGGAGGTTAGAAGAATTTTATGACTGA
- a CDS encoding DUF3042 family protein, translating into MAKGFAKGLVTGVAGTVAALAGAVYAFKKKVIEPEEQKAAFIEENRKKAARRRVSR; encoded by the coding sequence ATGGCTAAAGGATTCGCTAAAGGTCTTGTAACAGGTGTCGCAGGAACTGTCGCTGCACTTGCAGGTGCAGTATACGCATTTAAAAAGAAAGTGATTGAACCAGAGGAGCAAAAAGCAGCTTTCATCGAAGAAAACCGTAAAAAAGCAGCTCGTCGCCGCGTATCACGTTAG
- a CDS encoding cystathionine beta-lyase, whose translation MTDIKILALKYGGYTSLDKVYLDQLLADKTEQEQLALITPPPSVVNAYFAELYQKKSPQAATDYFAELSQELNLYNAEPSFTLENKPFIRLNLSGKSFGFCYESEGLGRIFSENEEVISEDLLFEIAQIFPHQLVFEESGTIYMKAVEDEEIVNVENLTALTDLESLADGRKRLKGYSQEDLLQEATAFSGKRYFRSENRTAMLYID comes from the coding sequence ATGACTGATATCAAAATATTGGCTCTAAAATATGGGGGCTATACAAGTCTAGACAAGGTCTATCTGGATCAGCTTCTAGCGGATAAAACAGAGCAGGAGCAGTTGGCTCTTATCACCCCTCCGCCTAGCGTTGTCAATGCTTACTTTGCAGAACTCTACCAGAAAAAGAGTCCTCAAGCTGCGACCGATTATTTTGCAGAACTCAGTCAGGAATTGAATCTTTACAATGCTGAACCTAGTTTCACCCTAGAAAACAAGCCTTTTATTCGGCTTAATCTGTCTGGCAAATCCTTTGGTTTTTGTTATGAGAGTGAGGGTCTGGGTCGGATTTTCTCTGAAAATGAAGAGGTTATTTCAGAAGACTTGCTCTTTGAGATTGCACAAATTTTCCCCCATCAACTGGTCTTTGAGGAGTCTGGCACGATTTACATGAAGGCTGTCGAGGACGAGGAAATTGTGAACGTGGAGAATCTCACAGCTTTGACTGATTTGGAAAGCTTGGCTGATGGTCGTAAGCGTCTCAAAGGCTACAGCCAAGAGGATTTACTGCAAGAAGCCACTGCTTTTTCTGGCAAGCGCTATTTCCGATCGGAAAACCGCACAGCCATGTTATATATTGATTAA
- a CDS encoding SDR family oxidoreductase — MPTILITGASGGLAQEMVKLLPNDQLILLGRNKEKLAQLYGNHPQAELIEIDITDDLALETLVADLYVRYGKIDVLINNAGYGILEEFDQISDQDIHQMFEVNTFALMNLSRRLAARMKESRKGHIINIVSMAGLIATGKSSLYSATKFAAIGFSNALRLELMPYGVYVTTVNPGPIRTGFFDQADPDGTYLKSVERFLLEADAVAKKIVKIIGKNKRELNLPMLLNLAHKFYTLFPKLADKLAGETFNYK; from the coding sequence ATGCCTACTATTCTCATTACCGGAGCTAGCGGTGGTCTAGCCCAAGAAATGGTCAAACTCCTGCCCAATGACCAACTCATCTTGCTTGGTAGAAATAAGGAAAAATTAGCTCAACTCTATGGAAACCACCCACAAGCAGAATTGATTGAAATCGATATTACCGATGACTTAGCTCTAGAAACTCTGGTAGCAGACCTCTATGTCCGCTATGGCAAGATTGATGTTTTGATTAATAATGCTGGTTACGGGATTCTGGAGGAATTTGACCAGATTTCCGACCAAGATATTCATCAGATGTTCGAGGTCAATACCTTTGCTTTGATGAATCTGTCTCGTCGCCTTGCGGCTCGAATGAAGGAAAGTCGAAAAGGCCATATCATCAATATCGTTAGCATGGCAGGTTTGATTGCTACTGGCAAGTCCAGTCTCTACTCAGCGACCAAGTTTGCGGCCATTGGTTTTTCAAATGCCTTACGCCTCGAACTTATGCCCTATGGAGTCTATGTGACAACAGTCAATCCAGGTCCAATCCGTACAGGATTTTTCGACCAGGCCGACCCAGATGGAACCTATCTCAAATCTGTTGAACGCTTCCTGTTGGAAGCAGATGCAGTGGCTAAAAAGATTGTCAAGATTATAGGAAAAAACAAACGGGAACTCAATCTCCCGATGTTGTTGAATCTAGCCCATAAATTTTATACCCTCTTTCCCAAGCTAGCTGATAAGCTGGCAGGGGAAACTTTTAATTATAAGTAA
- a CDS encoding thymidylate synthase, whose amino-acid sequence MTKADTIFKENIERILKDGVFSEQARPKYKDGTVANSKYVTGAFAEYDLAKGEFPITTLRPIAIKSAIKEVLWIYQDQSNSLDVLNDKYNVHYWNDWEVGDTGTIGERYGAVVKKHDIINKLLKQLEANPWNRRNIISLWDYQAFEETEGLLPCAFQTMFDVRRVDGEIYLDATLTQRSNDMLVAHHINAMQYVALQMMIAKHFGWKVGKFFYFINNLHIYDNQFEQAQELLRREPSNCQPRLVLNVPDGTNFFDIKAEDFELVDYDPVKPQLKFDLAI is encoded by the coding sequence ATGACAAAAGCAGATACGATTTTTAAAGAAAATATTGAACGAATCCTCAAAGACGGTGTCTTTTCTGAGCAGGCTCGTCCCAAGTACAAGGATGGGACAGTTGCCAACTCCAAGTATGTAACGGGTGCCTTTGCAGAGTATGACTTGGCAAAAGGGGAATTCCCCATCACAACCTTGCGTCCCATTGCCATCAAATCAGCCATCAAGGAAGTCCTTTGGATTTACCAAGACCAGTCCAATAGCTTAGACGTGCTCAATGACAAGTACAATGTCCACTACTGGAATGACTGGGAAGTGGGAGATACGGGAACTATTGGTGAGCGTTACGGGGCGGTCGTTAAGAAACACGACATTATCAATAAGCTTCTTAAACAGTTGGAAGCCAACCCTTGGAACCGCCGCAATATTATTTCGCTCTGGGATTACCAAGCTTTCGAAGAAACAGAAGGGCTGCTCCCATGCGCCTTTCAGACCATGTTTGATGTCCGTCGTGTAGATGGGGAGATCTATCTGGATGCGACTTTGACTCAGCGTTCGAATGACATGCTAGTAGCCCACCACATCAATGCTATGCAGTACGTAGCTCTTCAAATGATGATTGCCAAGCATTTCGGCTGGAAGGTTGGAAAGTTCTTCTACTTTATCAACAACCTCCATATCTATGACAATCAATTTGAACAAGCTCAGGAATTGCTCCGTCGTGAGCCGTCAAACTGCCAACCTCGTTTGGTTTTGAATGTTCCTGATGGAACTAATTTCTTTGATATCAAAGCAGAAGATTTTGAGTTGGTGGATTATGACCCTGTCAAACCACAGTTGAAGTTTGATTTAGCTATTTAA
- a CDS encoding YqgQ family protein: MGLFLKKTQKFARMSLMKTFYDVQQFLKRFGIIVYMGKRLYDIELMKLELSRIYDAGLMDKLDYLEAEAVLRREHKVELDYIEKNGEKN; this comes from the coding sequence GTGGGTCTCTTCTTGAAAAAAACACAAAAATTTGCTAGAATGAGTCTTATGAAAACATTCTATGATGTGCAGCAATTCCTCAAACGATTTGGTATTATTGTTTACATGGGAAAACGCTTATATGATATTGAACTGATGAAGTTGGAACTCTCTCGAATTTACGATGCAGGGTTGATGGATAAACTAGACTATCTAGAAGCAGAAGCGGTTCTTCGCAGGGAGCACAAGGTAGAATTGGATTATATTGAGAAAAATGGAGAAAAGAACTAA
- a CDS encoding ROK family glucokinase: protein MSQKIIGIDLGGTSIKFAILTTAGEIQEKWSIKTNILDEGSHIVDDMIESIQHRLDLLGLIAADFQGIGMGSPGVVDREKGTVIGAYNLNWKTLQPIKEKIEKALGIPFFIDNDANVAALGERWMGAGDNQPDVVFMTLGTGVGGGIVAEGKLLHGVAGAAGELGHITVDFDQPIACTCGKKGCLETVASATGIVNLTRRYADEYEGDAALKRLIDNGEEVTAKTVFDLAKEGDDLALIVYRNFSRYLGIACANIGSILNPSTIVIGGGVSAAGEFLLQGVQKVYDENTFPQVRTSTKLALATLGNDAGVIGAASLVLQ, encoded by the coding sequence ATGAGTCAAAAGATTATTGGGATTGACCTTGGTGGAACTTCTATCAAATTTGCAATCTTGACAACAGCAGGAGAAATCCAAGAAAAATGGTCTATCAAGACTAATATTTTGGATGAGGGAAGTCATATCGTTGATGATATGATTGAGTCTATTCAACACCGTTTGGACTTGCTTGGATTGATAGCAGCGGACTTCCAAGGTATTGGAATGGGATCACCAGGTGTGGTTGACCGTGAAAAAGGGACTGTTATCGGTGCCTACAACTTGAACTGGAAAACCCTTCAACCGATTAAAGAAAAAATTGAAAAAGCCTTGGGCATTCCATTCTTCATCGATAATGATGCCAACGTGGCAGCTCTTGGTGAACGTTGGATGGGTGCTGGTGATAACCAACCAGACGTTGTCTTTATGACACTTGGTACTGGTGTTGGTGGCGGTATCGTCGCAGAAGGCAAATTGCTTCATGGTGTTGCTGGTGCAGCAGGTGAGCTTGGCCACATCACTGTTGACTTTGACCAACCAATCGCATGTACTTGCGGTAAGAAAGGCTGCCTTGAGACAGTGGCTTCAGCAACAGGGATTGTCAACTTGACTCGTCGCTATGCCGATGAATACGAAGGCGATGCAGCCTTGAAACGCTTGATTGATAACGGAGAAGAAGTAACTGCTAAGACTGTCTTTGACCTTGCAAAAGAAGGAGACGACCTTGCTTTGATTGTTTACCGTAACTTCTCACGTTACTTGGGAATCGCTTGTGCTAACATCGGTTCAATCCTAAACCCATCAACAATCGTCATCGGTGGTGGTGTGTCGGCTGCAGGAGAATTCCTTCTACAAGGTGTTCAAAAAGTCTACGATGAAAATACTTTCCCACAAGTACGCACATCTACTAAACTAGCTCTTGCAACTCTAGGAAATGACGCTGGAGTTATCGGAGCAGCATCACTTGTATTGCAATAA
- the pabB gene encoding aminodeoxychorismate synthase component I, producing MHRKTVIDFKALGERYTFTQPIKEFKTRNIAEVADLLAQVERYQEQGYYVVGYVSYEAAPAFEEKLAVHKAPLLDEYLLYFTVHDKVETSPIPLTYDEVDLPSNWQEVTSAEDYEKAIAQIHHHLRQGDTYQVNYTVQLKQDLSANPFAIYNRMVVEQEAGYNAYVEHDEMAVISMSPELFFEQNKRELTTRPMKGTTQRGMTDQEDLEQASWLEQDPKNRSENMMIVDLLRNDMNRISEVGSEHVKRLCQVEQYSTVWQMTSTIKSQLREDVDLVEIFRSLFPCGSITGAPKIATMEIIKDLEPQPRGVYCGTIGLLLPNGRRIFNVAIRTIQLYQGKAIYGVGGGITWDSTWESEYREVHQKAAVLYRKQARFKLITTGKISQKNLLFEEQHLERLSTASRYFAYPFDAEDLKQKIKEECQACDINQDFRLRISLSKSGEIEVNRQVLTSLSTSFCQSQLCLQEADLQQAFTYFKTTHRPHLRLGEQEKIYHNTRGELLELSIGNLVLKIDEKLYTPPIRLGILPGIYRQHLLETGQAEEKVLTLADIDQAEAIYGCNAVRGLYELILQEN from the coding sequence ATGCATAGAAAAACAGTGATTGATTTTAAGGCTTTGGGGGAGAGATACACCTTTACACAGCCGATTAAAGAGTTTAAAACGAGAAATATAGCAGAAGTGGCAGATTTGCTGGCACAAGTGGAAAGATACCAAGAGCAAGGTTATTATGTGGTGGGCTATGTCAGCTACGAGGCTGCACCTGCTTTTGAGGAGAAATTAGCAGTTCACAAGGCACCTTTACTGGACGAGTATTTGCTTTACTTTACTGTTCACGATAAGGTGGAGACCTCCCCTATTCCTCTGACTTATGATGAGGTTGATTTGCCTTCAAACTGGCAGGAAGTAACGTCTGCAGAGGATTATGAAAAGGCGATTGCCCAGATTCACCATCATTTGCGGCAAGGAGACACCTATCAGGTCAACTACACCGTTCAACTCAAGCAAGACTTAAGTGCCAATCCTTTTGCCATCTACAATCGTATGGTGGTAGAGCAGGAGGCGGGCTATAATGCCTATGTGGAACACGATGAGATGGCAGTGATTTCCATGAGTCCAGAGCTCTTTTTTGAGCAAAATAAGCGCGAGTTGACAACGCGACCAATGAAGGGAACGACTCAGCGTGGCATGACTGACCAAGAAGACTTGGAGCAGGCCAGTTGGTTGGAACAGGACCCCAAAAATCGCTCTGAAAACATGATGATTGTGGATCTCTTGCGCAATGATATGAACCGTATTTCTGAGGTGGGGAGCGAGCATGTGAAGCGTCTCTGCCAAGTAGAACAATATTCAACGGTTTGGCAGATGACTTCGACCATCAAGAGTCAGTTGCGAGAGGATGTTGACCTTGTTGAAATCTTTCGCTCACTCTTTCCTTGCGGATCCATAACGGGCGCTCCGAAAATTGCGACTATGGAGATTATCAAGGACTTGGAGCCACAACCGCGCGGAGTCTACTGTGGAACGATTGGTCTTTTACTTCCAAATGGGAGACGAATTTTTAATGTTGCTATTCGGACTATTCAACTGTATCAAGGGAAAGCCATCTATGGAGTTGGCGGAGGAATTACATGGGATAGCACCTGGGAGTCTGAATACCGTGAAGTTCATCAAAAGGCGGCTGTTCTCTATCGTAAACAAGCTCGTTTCAAACTGATTACGACTGGGAAAATCAGCCAGAAGAATCTGCTGTTTGAAGAACAACATCTAGAAAGGCTGAGTACAGCTAGTCGCTATTTTGCTTATCCTTTTGATGCAGAAGACTTGAAACAAAAGATAAAGGAAGAGTGTCAGGCTTGTGACATTAATCAAGACTTCCGCTTGCGAATTAGCCTTAGCAAGTCTGGAGAGATAGAAGTCAATCGTCAAGTATTAACATCCCTCAGTACAAGCTTTTGTCAGTCCCAACTCTGTCTTCAGGAAGCGGATTTGCAACAAGCATTTACCTATTTCAAAACGACTCACCGACCGCATTTGAGATTAGGAGAACAAGAGAAAATTTACCATAATACAAGAGGAGAATTGCTTGAACTCTCTATCGGAAATTTGGTTCTGAAAATCGATGAGAAACTTTACACACCGCCTATCCGACTTGGAATCTTGCCAGGAATTTACCGTCAGCATTTGCTGGAAACAGGACAGGCAGAAGAGAAAGTCTTGACCTTGGCAGACATAGACCAAGCAGAAGCTATATACGGCTGTAATGCAGTGAGAGGCTTGTATGAGTTAATATTACAGGAAAACTAG